DNA from Chionomys nivalis chromosome 11, mChiNiv1.1, whole genome shotgun sequence:
ACACtacaaaaaagaaatctgataCAGCTAAAGAACACACAAAATCATTCAGCCAAACCATATCTGATACAGCAAAAGATAAAATTCCAGCTAGAAAGAAATGTGAGAAAATCCTCAACAAAAAGTCACCTGGTAAAGGTGACAGAAATTACACTGGCAAGAGATGTGAGGAGGTGTGCCATCGTAGCCCATCTCATGGTAAAGAAGATGAGCTCCAgactggagagagacagaaatcgTCTAGCCGTAGTTCACCTACCAAGTCTGAGAAAGCTCCAGCTTCTGGGAAGCCTTATAAATGCAATCACTGTGGGAAGGTCCTCAGCCATAAACAAGGGCTCGTTGACCATCAAAGAACTCATACCGGGGAGAAACCATTTGAATGTAATGAGTGTGGAATAGCTTTTAGCCAGAAGTCCCACCTGGTTGTACATCAGAGAACTCACACTGGAGAAAAACCATATGAATGTGTTCAGTGTGGCAAAGCTCATGGTCATAAACATGCCCTCACTGACCATCTAAGAGTTCATACTGGAGAAAAGCCCTACGAATGTAATCAGTGCGGAAAAACCTTTAGACACAGCTCAAACCTTATGCAGCATGTAAGATCGCACACAGGTGAGAAGCCTTATGAGTGTAAGGAATGTGGCAAATGCTTTAGATATAATTCATCTCTTACTGAACATGTGAGAACACACACAGGTGAAATACCATATGAATGTAGCGAATGTGGCAAAGCTTTTAAGTATAGTTCATCCCTGACTAAACACATGCGAATTCATACTGGCGAGAGACCATTTGAATGTGATGAGTGTGGGAAAACTTTTAGCAAAAAGTCCCACCTGGTTATACATCAGAGAACTCATACAAAGGAGAAGCCTTATAAGTGTGatgagtgtgggaaagcctttggACACAGTTCATCCCTTACTTACCATCTGCGAACTCATACAGGCGATTGCCCctttgaatgtaatcagtgtggtaaagcctttaagCAAATCGAAGGCCTTACTCAACACCAGAGAGTTCACACTggtgagaaaccctatgaatgtcccgagtgtgggaaagcctttagTCAGAAGTCACACCTCATTGTGCACCAGAGGACTCACACAGGGGAGAAGCCCTTTGAATGCTATGAATGTGGGAAGGCGTTCAGTGCGAAATCCCAGCTTGTTATACACCAGCGAtcccacactggagagaaaccctatgaatgtgctgagtgtgggaaagcctttaaACAGAACGCTTCTCTTACCAAACATATGAAAAGTCACTCAGAAGAGCAATCTAATGAGGAAAATTAATGTAGGAAATCTGACGACTGACTGGTTTGGTCTTGTTCAATGTTAAAAGATGGTCTCAACTTGATGTAGGttagaaaatcttttttaagGACATTATTCCTTGTTATACATGAGAGAATTTGAATGTGGATCTTTACATAATAGCAATggattaataataaaatttaaaattgatcCTAAACCTATACagaaaatactgtatttttaCACTTGTTATAAATTATCTCCATATTAGTACAAAATATGAAtcttaaaaaatgtaaataaggaTTTGGGGAGATAACTTAATCAGTAAAATTATTCCTgagcaagtatgaggacctgaattccacACTTAGAATCCCTGTTAAAAGCTAGATGTGGGGGCATGTGCTTGCAATCTCAGAACTGGGAAAGTTGAGACAGGAGAGTCCCTGAAACTACCTGACCAGACAGACTAGCCAAATTTGCAAGCCATATGTCACAGGGAGGAAATCTGCTTTAAAACAAGATACAGTTATCCTGAGGAAAATACATTTGACATTCGGCCtgcacatatgcactcacacatatgaccacacacatacaaaattgtGAAAATATTATTATAGTAACAAATGACCAGTAAAATATGCCAAGAATTCATTAGCTAGTAGTCTGTTGTGTACCGAAGCACCATAATTAGTATTTAATCTGTATTTCTGCTTTTGCATACTTACTGCCTTGTGTAAAATAAAAGTGTGGTTATCCCCTCTGGTATGATCTAGCTTTCTTTGCTAATGTCTATGTTGGCTCTGAATCAGTAGAAAActtactaggtttttttttttttttttaagtagcatctcactgtgtagtcctaactagcctagaacttgctatgtagaccaaactggcttcaaactaacagagatgtgcttgtctctgcctcccaagtgctgggattaaaggcttgaatAGAAAATTTTAAGGGGTTTTGTCTAGATGTTGTTAATGAGAGGTTAAGGAAAAGCTGAAAAAATGTGCTGGTAGAGAATGATGCTCAAGTTATGTTGTTAAGCACAGACAGTGGATATAGTAATTCTCACTGTGGACAAACAGGGTGTGTTTGCCTGTCTTTTCCTGCCTCTTTGTGTACAAATGTAATTATactcatatatttgtatatgaatAGACTTGTTTTTTTAATCCAGAAGAAACTTTAGTGGTTACCACTGAACACAGAAGTACAGGATTGAGGTCTGACAGTTTTATCGTGTACATGtgttatattcaaatatatattaaaatacttttatatgCACAAATTAGCACAGTTAAAAAATACAGCTAAGTCCATTCCACAGTGTTTGACAAAGTAACAAGGTTTCTATGCTCATTTATGAACAATGAATTTGTGGTATATGGCACTAAACCTTGATATTGAATTCACACAAAGATTGTCCTTTTGAACACAGATTTTGTTAACATAACGATTCACAACTGTAACAGTATTTTATTTCCCTTGTTTGCTATTAAACTGAAGAATAATTCTGGGTACAGATGAATGAAAGTGGTATTTTGAACCATCattccattttatttcatattcagAGTCTTCATTAACAAATGTCTTAGTCACGGATTTCAGCTGTACTGCAGCAAATGCCTCCATACCTTGTTCTTGCCCAGTGAGCAGATACTGTTGATGGATCACTCACTCTGCTTCTCTCAGAGTGTTTCAGAATGTCAAGCATGCACTCCAGGAGGTTCTGCCTGTCAGTTTGACTTTGTTCAAGAGACCTGTCTGCCATTTCATGCTTTACTAGCTGGTGTCTAactgctgtgatcaaacaccatgacgaaaagcaacttggggagaaaggggtttatttcatcttatggcTTCTAGTCCGTTCTCcatggaagccagggcaggaactgaaggcagaggccgtggaggagtacTGCTTGCTGGCACGCttctcatagcttgctcagcctgtacTTTTGTACATAAGGTGACAGCCGAGGGCTGCACCTACCACAGCGAGCTGGGCACTGTCTCATgcaccatcaatcaagaaaaagcaGCGCAGCTTTTCTCATGGGCATTTTCTCACCTGATGTCTCCTCACACACTCACAATCCTAGCACATAGGAAGCTGATTCAAGAAGATCACAACTTTGAAGCAAGCTTACCAAATACAGGCCCCATCTTGCTCCTTTCTCCCCCAAGAAAACATTTGGTTTTGTGTTACCTTTTATATTTTCACAGCATAGTCACTAACGCCTATCTCAAGAGAGCCATGGCCCAGTCACTAGAACTTTTCTAGTTTAATTCAGTTCTcagtaaatattttatgtgcatcgtGATCTAGCATAATAATAGGTCCTAAACAAATAGGATCAGATGCTCTCTGCACAGACTTCATTCTTGTTCCCGCCTTCCTAACTTCATTTCAGAGACAATAAAGTATAAATATAGACaaagcaaagtgtgtgtgtgtgtgtgcacgtgtacatatttgtgtgtttgtgtgcacgtgtacatatttgtgttgtgtttgtgtgcacgtgtacatatttgtgttttgtgtgtgtgtgtgtgcatgtgtacatatttgtgttgGAAGATCACCTTATGGCCATCGTGCTCCCATTTCCAAATAGCTGACCCCCTCTTGGGTGGAGAAAGTGCAGTGTGCGATCTATTTGCACCAGTTAACTTCTCACCAAAGGGAAGTCTGGTACTGTGCACAGAGCGAGAAAGGGCTTCATCTTTTAGGATAAAACAGTTGTCGGTTATGACTCTGTTTACCTTTCATGCCTTTTGAAGAACCTCTAATAGTGCCATACTTAAGATAATCAGAAGTTTAGGGATAGCTGAGCAGTTATCTCTGTTAAGGAGATGTTAGTACTTAAAATTATATGTGGTAAAACTTATCATtggtgaatgaaaaaaaatgtctgaaagaaCCAGATGTCAGGACTGAGGGGTGTCTCAGGAGGCATTGGGATAAAATGAGGATCTGAGTCTCGATCCCTAGTAGCTACATAAAAGCCAGACAGGCTGGCACTGTCTATAAACACGTGTTGAGACTGGGTGAATCCAGGGGCATATTGTCCAGCTATCtccacattcagtgagagaccctgtctcaaaaacagaaagttgagagcaagaggaagacacttgacattaCCCTCTGGCCTGCACTACTGCACTAACCTATGCATTGGCAAgtacatcttcacacacacacacacacacgagagagagagagagagagagagagagagagagagagagagagagagagagagagagagagagaggatgatgtGAACAgtgaaaaaatagagccaaaaccaaaaatatacaAACTTTAGTCCTCGGAGTTTCCCGAAGTAGGACACTGACTTTTTAAATGCAAAATCTTGAATCCCACCACAGATTAATTTAAattctaaaacttatgttttcattttcctcataTCCAAGACCAAGAGGGGCAGGGCATTTACATCCCGTTCATGACCTAATGCATCTGCGTTACAGGCTGGAGCACTTCTCTTGAGAAGTGAAGCTGAAGCTCCCTAGACACCGTCATCCAGAAGCATCCCTGATTGGAGGCCAAACTACAGCTCCCATTCGTTTTCAATTTGTACGTGCATCAAATTCAGCTCCTAATCAGAGAATCCCAAATTCCGCTTCCGCACAGCTGTCAGAATTCTTTGCCTAGCTGCAGACATGAGCCGATGCGTGTGACAGTTGTAATTGTGTGCCTTGTATCTTTGTTGTGTAACAGTTTTCTTCATGGTCCAAAGGTTTCTTTATGGTCTAAAGATCTGACTCAGGGAGTCCTGAAGAAGACCTCTTTAGAGCTTAGAGTGCAGTACAGGAGGCTCAGTGCATAAtgacactggcttctcttccagaggacctaggtttgattccaagAACTCACGTGACAATTTTACAACTGCAAATCCTGTTCCAGAGGATTTCAATGGCCTCCTCTGGTCTCACCCTGGTGCACAGaaatatatgcagacaaaagACCCACTGTTGGACCCTGAGTtagcatttgcattaattaagcaaaattaaccttggatcagaaggctgagttagcaactagCTGACAGAATCTATAGAGCATCAGAGGGCATCTggagagacagaaactccagaagtAGTGGGAGGGATTTTGAAAGgcctggatttttgttgttttggtggaGCAGAAGGGTGTGATTTTTTGGAGACACCAACAAGGAGAGAATGTTAATTAGTTGCTCCTCAATCTCTCTGTGCTACAAGGTTTTCACCCCAGTCTTTGAATCtcaagtcttatttataaataggaCAATAGAAATTTAGCTAAAGCTACcttaagcagcagcagcagcagcagaattcCCGCCATGCTGTGGTCTGAGCAGTCAAGCCAGTGCCAGAGAAGCAGACCAGTAACTTTGGAGTCACAATTGCTTCTGAAATAGCAGGAGATTAAGACACAGTCTCTGTGCAGAAGATAAAACAACCCACACATataaaagtagatttaaaaaaagattcgGGGTATAACAACTCTCAAGTctcaggaaatccctgaaacCAGATCTACAAGTTCCCACAAGGTTATGGAAGCAGTAATGACTGTTGAGTGAccaaactctctgacctgttGGTGCTTGCAAgccaagctccagggatctgtgAGCCCATCCTGTGCCGGGCTTTCACTGTGCCGCTGCCTTCAAATCACCCAAGCTCTTATAAGTTACCTCTTACCCATACACCTGTAAGAACCCCTAAGAAACCCATTGGCTTCCCAGCTGGACACCAGTGGGAAGTGACCTTGATGTGTCATTGTTTATTTAAGATGTGAATAGAAAAGTGTCAACAACCATCTGTATTCATCCCTCAAAGGTCTGCATCTACACAAATGACAGTTAAATTTCAACATGGCGTTTGGAGAGCACATTCAAATCACTGCACATAGAATTGTTCACTGGCCTTGTTTCAGAACCCTAGGAgcctattttgtattttttaattttattttaacgtGTGTCCCAGgaaattgtgagtttgaggctagcctgtgctacataatgAGGTCTTCTATCAAAatgacatgaaaaacaaaaaaataaccagCAGCAACAATAAACATGGATCATGGGAAAAAGAGGGTGAGTTAGACCACCAAGATTTGGGGGAGAAAAGTGAAGGAGGACCAGGGAACCTAGGGCCCACttggagagaactgacccctttAAGAACGGCTGCTCCTTACTCCCAGCAATTCCCCTGTTGGTGAGATTCCATCTCCCCCATTACCCACCCCCTCTGAATTCCAGCACCCCCGCCCATACCCAGGAAATTGCAACTGTTACTAACAGGTAAAAAAAAGCCTATCAGGAGAAGATATCGCTGGCAGGACTAATCAGGGAGGAGAGAAATCTTTCTCTGGAGTGTGCTCTGCTAAAAAATTCTCATCAACATCTCTTAAAAGAGTTGCaaagttttgcagctaaagctgactCAGAAATTTGGTTGCATCGGGGGAGGAgatgttttgcctttttttccacaggaaacaaaaagcttcaaaattattcaaaacatgccttcaaaattaataaagatcagatttgatcAGGGAAGACCTCCTAAAACTCTTGGCTACcaacataaagaaacaaagaaaactcagGACAGGTGACATTTGGGTCTCTACTCTGGTAACACATCTAAGAACAACACATCAAACATCACATTAgcagaatggaaaagaaagattagagcaaaataaaatagaatagacAAATCGTAAGTTGAAGAAATGAAAAGTTTACTTTTTGAGACTTGAAACTTGTAAAGCAGTAAATAGGCTAAGAAATGAGAGCCAACCACATTAGAAAGGGGCTACCTTACACTAGTGCCAGCCCAGGAACAGAAGGGGCACAAAAGCAGGACTGTGAATGATTGTCACCAAATTAGACATGTAAGAAACACAGGAAATTCTAGAGACAGaaaacccaaaaagaaagaaaatccaaaactGGTCAATGGCAAATAAGGAGACTAAATAGCCAAAACCTTGAAGGAAGAACAAACCCAGGACCTAAGAGTTTCACTGGTGAACTGTAGCACACTACACCTGTTCTGCTGTGCTATGTTCTGCGTCTACTATGGTACCATGCCTGTAGCACACTGCCTGTACTACAGGAATGGATGTTTCGCaagctgggcaaggggctggagattgaagcacacagacacacagagacagaggcatggGTCATTCTTGAATTCctcaagaatgccaattttattgtgttccagggcagcttatatagtgccttCCCTGACTATGCTCTCGGGATCCTTCAGCTGCaagccaccagaaaccactcccctgtctcgtcctcagagcagctgcaaacacaggaaaacaagctgtttactccagcacaggaaattcagggtccacagtccccaacagtgAGTTCTACCAAACGAAGAAtttctaaaaatcatttttaaactcTTCAACAAATTAGAAGAGAAATTACTTCCAAATTCATTGCACAAATAAATATCACTGATACCAAGTAGAGACAAGGGCTCCATGTCATAAAAACAAGGGAAAGCATTGGGGGCTGACAAAGGGACTCAGAAGATGACATGCTTCCACATGATGGAAGTGGGGGGCTCGACTTGCATGgatcatcctctgacctccataggcatgtCTTAGCTAATTCGCGAACACATATACTGTTCACATGTACACATCACTTTATATGGGGATGGAGCAGGATGATACTAGTAAGGATTTAGTGTGGGAATAAATccaagatataaaaagaaaaaatattacacaAATGTCAGGGAATTCATAAAAAATTCATAAAACCACaatggtttctagctatggaaaTGGGAAGAATATTGTTAATGAGCTAAAAATGTTGACAGAAAGGCAGGCAACCTACTAGAGGAGGGaggttttacttttctccataatGAATTTAAAGTAATTCAAGCTGAAGTAGAAGAGTCTGCTGGAGAAAGAATTTAACTAGAGGCATACATTGTGATAGAATGCAAATAAGATGTGTGGGCTAGAAAATAGGGGGTTAATGATGTGGAAAAATGTATAAAGATATCACAATGCATGGATttttgagagagggagagagagagagagagagagagagagagagagagagagaaacagagagtgcAAACAGGTAGAAAATGCACCTGCGATGGTTATTCTTGCTTGTTAACTTGACTGCATCATAACTAAAACCCTAGAAACTGGATGCGGAGGGATTCTTTTTTCCAgttaaatcatttgaaatgggaagactCACTTTTAATCCAAATATTTTGAATGGGGGAAGAtatacctttaatctgggccacacctacTGGTgccagcctatataaaggacacgGAAGAAGAAACCTTGCTCTCTGTTGCTTGCTCTCATAGGCAAGTCCATTCCGTCATTGGCATTAGAGCCAGATTCCACCTTATACTGAAGATCAGTGGAGACATCCAACCTTgtagactgaacaactactggattctggGACCCTCTGGAACCACAGTCTGTAAGCTGTTCTAATAAAGTCCATATGAATATGTAACCATTTGTATCTCCTTAAATTTGAATATGTATTTATTCTGTAAGCTCTGTTCCTCCAGAGACCTGACTAATACAGACTTTGGTACCAAAGTTGTTCTAGAACAGCAGATCTATGAGGACAAATGTTTTCAGTATCTGGAACAGGCTTTTCAATTTGCTAACACCTATAGTTTCTAAAGCCTCCAGTTACTGAAATCTTCCCTTGAAGCTCGGAGAGCACTGAATGTCCATGGTGTGGACTATCTTACAAACTGAAGGGTGCAGATGTATTCAACTATCCTGGTTCACCATTTGTGAGAGGCAATGGATTCACGCTTCTCTATATAAAACTTTTGACAATTTgaggaaaaataaggaaaactatgtTGGTTGATGCTCCTAACATCTCTGGATGAACTGACAATGGAAATGAATGTGCTCCATGataaaattaaccaatttctagtaTGTCAGTGAAAAATAACAATGACCTTGGTGATAAAATTGACCAGCTCCAGATGTGCGTAAACAATCTAAAGGTTTCTAAGCATAGCCATGAAGATAGTCGTCTCACCAGGAGCCGGAGAAGACAAGTTGCAGAAAACTGAACTGAAGCCCTCATAAGACTGCTGTGGGTCAACGGTCTTTTATCCcatcacttgtattatttttaataaagcactgattggccagtagccaggcaggaagtataggcagggtgaccaggtggagtgatgagaacaggagaattctgggaagagaagagactcagtctgcagtcgtcactcagacacagaggaagcaagatgaggatgccgcgctgaaaaagataccaagccacgtagctaacatagacaagaataataggctaatataaaatgtaagaaagagttacTAAGAAGCCTGttctaataggtcaaccagtttatgattaatgtagacctctgtgtgtttctttgggattgaatggctgtggcaccaggcaggatagaaacctcagtcaacataagACTGACTGATGTACAACAAAAATTCATGTCCCAGCATCAAAGGGTGGAGAGTGTTGGTGGTTAAAGTAAGGGTATTAATTAATAATGGATAGGACCCTGTAACTTGGGATGGGTATGTGTAGAAGGACCCTATTGAGGCTGAGAACTTTGAACCCTCCAATTTCCAATGGTTTTTATCTCACCCAAGGAAGTAGTTTTTCTACCCTCAGCAGATAGACTCCTACCCCCGAAATATTGCCTTTTCTGCCTTTAACTGAGGAAATCAATGCTTCATTGTCTGCTAAACCAGTAGTGGCTTTCCCTGAAAAAGAGGGCAGGCAAGACAGTGCTGATGTCCCTCAGGACCCACAAGAGTTGCCTCCATACCTTTAATCAGACAGAAGGTAATGCAGGCACatagaggggagagaggaagtatATCCATGAGGAGAGGTGCTACACTACAAAAGAGTTTAGTTTGCTAATTTATTCAAGGAGAAGTCTGGCAAATATGTGAAAGAGTGGATTTTAAGGGTGTGGAATAGTTATAGATGGAACATAAAACCAGATCAGGCTGAATTTGTTGAGATGGACCCACTGAGTGCAGAATCTAAGTTTAACTTGCACAGTTAAAAAAGATGGCAGAAGTTAGAATGGCTGAAGCGTTTGTCAAAAGCTAGCCTAATGAAAAGGAGTTGGAAATGCCTGATATCCCTTGACTTAGTGTTGATGAAGGGATTTTAAAGCTATGGGGAAATTTTTTTGCTGCCTGCCAAGCCCCCATCAGTGCAGGGCTCAAAGGGAAGCCATGGAGTCAGCACATACTAGACTTTTTTATCTAAGGGGGCTAAGGGAAAAAGACACtctctgttgactgagttttctatcCTGCCCAGGTCCCGCAattgttaagttccaaagaaatcacacagaggtctacattaactataaactgattggcccattcgctcaagcttcttattaactcttataacttatgctATCCCATTATTCTTGCATGTGGCTCAGTATcttatttggtgaggcagtcacatcttgcttcttctgtggctgggtcaggactgctttcctcttcctcgaattctcctgttctcatcaccccacctctacttcctgcctggttgtcccacctatactactggccaatcagagtttatttaaaatataattgacagaatagagaccattgtcccataccacttctccctcttttttaaaaaaaaaaaacccaagaactcTGAACCTaatatcttttgtttagcttttcttttgaccattagccataacaatttgtaaccaacattctaaacaaaggaaaatatccatagtccatttttgtgggtgtagttttccaagCTACTTCCTGTTGGTTAgggacactgataatcttatggggacctaaagaaaatttagaattatgatcaagtcctgactggtgTGTCCTGTGAGGCTTGACCATCTCAGgtagcagtcttgaatctgttctggatgtagaactcagacatctgggccatctgttcctaccggatatctcaggtggtcttccttgatcaaatctgatttttcttaactctgaataaatccatagtttctcattttctgtggaaacaaaaggaaatcctcttctccaaagtaacatatcttttgacttcaattttgaattcaaggtattttcaaaatatctattttggattaattcagcagcatttataaacaaatgctCGGGAATTGGCAGAATTCTCACATTGGTTTCCTGACCTGTAGAATGTTTAGTTGGATTTCTCTTTTTGGGGGGTGTGAGGTTCCACCCAGGTCCCACCATGAAAACTCATTCTTAGTTGCAAATGCCTGACtttggtttaatttatttttagccagttttacttttctttttattttatttttttatttttattttgctttgtaaataataccatttaaaatttccacctcccccctcctcccatttcccttcccctccccctccagtcctaagagagggcagggtatcctgccctgtgggaagtctaaggccctcccccctccatccaggtctaggaaggtatgcatccaaacagactaggatcccaaaaaaccagtacatgcagtagaatcaaatcccagtgtcattatcattggcttctcagtctgcccccattgtcatccacattcagagagtccagtttgatcacatgctcatccagtcccagttcagctggctttggtgagctcccattagatcagcctcaCCATCCCAGTGGGTGGAcgaacccctcacagtcctgacttccttgctcatattctccctccttctgctcttcaactggaccttgggagctcagtctagtgctctgatgtgagtctctggctctatctccatccatcgctggatgaaggttctatggtggtattcagatattcatcagtgtggctatgggacaaggccagttcaggcaccctctcctctattaccCAAGGACCTAACTGGGGGACATCCCCATGAACACCTGGGATcgcctctagagccaagtctcttgccaaccctaaaatggctcctttaattaagatatcttcttccttgctcccatatctgcccttcctccatctcaaccatatcactcccccaagctctccccaatcctccccttctcccttctctctccccctctccccttccccccaccccacctctaccCTCATTTAGccaacttttctaacttaaattattctgtttCTCGTCTATGTTTTGCCATgggcttttctttaaaaacaattattgattttttattgagttctacatttttctctgctaccctccctgcctctccattccccttcaaccctctcccaaggtccccatgctcccaatttac
Protein-coding regions in this window:
- the Zfp37 gene encoding zinc finger protein 37 homolog isoform X5 — its product is MGKNNSPSLGLCSLQSLLPQVSMGNQDPKQGMISKLEKEEEPSSLGEAKTTSPHGVSKIARPKESEANEKLPLPVFEVQQDDDHIEEKQKSRGKLIEEATFKKKNSTSKKSSACALLEKKKVSTKHVPSKKKLPKSDSHGKSLKQNLDLPDQIKNTTKKKSDTAKEHTKSFSQTISDTAKDKIPARKKCEKILNKKSPGKGDRNYTGKRCEEVCHRSPSHGKEDELQTGERQKSSSRSSPTKSEKAPASGKPYKCNHCGKVLSHKQGLVDHQRTHTGEKPFECNECGIAFSQKSHLVVHQRTHTGEKPYECVQCGKAHGHKHALTDHLRVHTGEKPYECNQCGKTFRHSSNLMQHVRSHTGEKPYECKECGKCFRYNSSLTEHVRTHTGEIPYECSECGKAFKYSSSLTKHMRIHTGERPFECDECGKTFSKKSHLVIHQRTHTKEKPYKCDECGKAFGHSSSLTYHLRTHTGDCPFECNQCGKAFKQIEGLTQHQRVHTGEKPYECPECGKAFSQKSHLIVHQRTHTGEKPFECYECGKAFSAKSQLVIHQRSHTGEKPYECAECGKAFKQNASLTKHMKSHSEEQSNEEN
- the Zfp37 gene encoding zinc finger protein 37 homolog isoform X1, with the protein product MAAPEPADSDAKEWEQLKPAQRNLSMGKNNSPSLGLCSLQSLLPQVSMGNQDPKQGMISKLEKEEEPSSLGEAKTTSPHGVSKIARPKESEANEKLPLPVFEVQQDDDHIEEKQKSRGKLIEEATFKKKNSTSKKSSACALLEKKKVSTKHVPSKKKLPKSDSHGKSLKQNLDLPDQIKNTTKKKSDTAKEHTKSFSQTISDTAKDKIPARKKCEKILNKKSPGKGDRNYTGKRCEEVCHRSPSHGKEDELQTGERQKSSSRSSPTKSEKAPASGKPYKCNHCGKVLSHKQGLVDHQRTHTGEKPFECNECGIAFSQKSHLVVHQRTHTGEKPYECVQCGKAHGHKHALTDHLRVHTGEKPYECNQCGKTFRHSSNLMQHVRSHTGEKPYECKECGKCFRYNSSLTEHVRTHTGEIPYECSECGKAFKYSSSLTKHMRIHTGERPFECDECGKTFSKKSHLVIHQRTHTKEKPYKCDECGKAFGHSSSLTYHLRTHTGDCPFECNQCGKAFKQIEGLTQHQRVHTGEKPYECPECGKAFSQKSHLIVHQRTHTGEKPFECYECGKAFSAKSQLVIHQRSHTGEKPYECAECGKAFKQNASLTKHMKSHSEEQSNEEN
- the Zfp37 gene encoding zinc finger protein 37 homolog isoform X7, with protein sequence MGNQDPKQGMISKLEKEEEPSSLGEAKTTSPHGVSKIARPKESEANEKLPLPVFEVQQDDDHIEEKQKSRGKLIEEATFKKKNSTSKKSSACALLEKKKVSTKHVPSKKKLPKSDSHGKSLKQNLDLPDQIKNTTKKKSDTAKEHTKSFSQTISDTAKDKIPARKKCEKILNKKSPGKGDRNYTGKRCEEVCHRSPSHGKEDELQTGERQKSSSRSSPTKSEKAPASGKPYKCNHCGKVLSHKQGLVDHQRTHTGEKPFECNECGIAFSQKSHLVVHQRTHTGEKPYECVQCGKAHGHKHALTDHLRVHTGEKPYECNQCGKTFRHSSNLMQHVRSHTGEKPYECKECGKCFRYNSSLTEHVRTHTGEIPYECSECGKAFKYSSSLTKHMRIHTGERPFECDECGKTFSKKSHLVIHQRTHTKEKPYKCDECGKAFGHSSSLTYHLRTHTGDCPFECNQCGKAFKQIEGLTQHQRVHTGEKPYECPECGKAFSQKSHLIVHQRTHTGEKPFECYECGKAFSAKSQLVIHQRSHTGEKPYECAECGKAFKQNASLTKHMKSHSEEQSNEEN